AGCGTCGATTCCATCCCGACGAGCGCCGGCCAGGAGGATCATGTTTCGATGGCCCCGATCGCCGCGCGCAAGGCCGCGCAGATCGCGCGCAATGCCGCAGGAGTCATTGCCGTCGAGCTGATGGCGGGGGCTGAAGGCATCGATTACCACGCGCCGTTGCAGACCAGTCCGAAGCTGCGAAACGTGCACGACAAGGTGCGTGCGCTTTCGCCATACTTCACGGCCGATCGCTATTGGGCGGACGAAATGGCTGCGCTTCAGGCAGCCGTTCTTGCAGGGGAATTCGGGACGCCGGTACTCGGTTAGATCCGGTCCCAGTTGGTCGTCTTGCAAATGAAACCGAAGACGCAGCCGCGCACGTTGAGGCGGTTGGGGTTCACCTGCCTGATCGTGCCCTTGGCGTTCATGTCGCGGTCGGCGACATAGACGTTGGCGCTATATCTGCCGGCCCCGCTCGGCTGGATATTGTCGATGACGCGCAAGCCGAGCAATCTTTCGCCGCTGCCGCGCTGGGCCTTGGCCTGCTGCTTTGCCGACGCCTTGATTACCTTGCCGCACAGCGTGGGGCCACAAGGGGCGATCAAGATCACCATCTTGCCGTTCTTCCAGCGCCCCTCGAGGCTGCTTTTGGCGGTGGCCGTGGCCGGCGCCGTGAGTGCAAGGAGAAGCGCAAGGATTGAAAATACACGTTTCATCCGGCCCGCCTAATGGAACTTTGGGGCAGAAATGGAGCCCTCAGATTGCGCTGGCATGAACGCCAAGGACTAGTCGGACGCGGGCATTGGGCCTTTTTGGCGCGTCCATAACTGCGTTCGGCAGAAGAAGCCGGCGAAGGCGCAGCCCGTCAGCTTGATCTGACGCGCCCCGGCGGTTTGCAGCCGGGCTGACACGTGAATGTTGTCGTCGGGAATGAAGAGGCTGCCGGCCCAATATCCATGCGCGCGCTTCAGGCCGCTAAGCACGGTGGTTCCCACAACATTGCGAGCGCCTTTCGCCGCCTCGCGTTGTCCTCGGGGCGACGCCCATACGACCTTGCCGCACAATTCGTGGCCGCACGGTGCGATTTCGATGATCGCGCTCCCGATCGGGTTCATCCAGTAACCCTCTATCGGTGCGCGCGAGCGCTCCTGCGCAGCGGTCAGCGCGAGCATTGCAGCGATTCGAGCGAGGCCGCGCATGATGCGCTGTGGCGTGGCGCATGTGTCCGGCGGATGTCAGCTTAATGAAAATCGCGGCTTTTGGGGATGATTTCGACGTCGCGCGGGTGAGCGGCGGCGGGTGCGCGCCAGCTTCCCGCGCCGTCGCCCTGGTTAAGCGTCGAAGGCATCAGCTCGTCGCTTAATTGGCGCAGCATGTGGGTGTGATCCTCGAGCTTGCGGACGACGAGATGGATGACGCCGTCCTCGGCATCTTTCTGGATGACGCCGTGCACCGCCATCAGGCGCGCCCCCATGACGATCTTGCGCTGCCTGTCGAATACGTCGGGCCAGACGACCAGGTTGGCGATCCCCGTCTCGTCTTCCAGCGTGATGAAGCAGACGCCCTTGGCGCTCCCCGGCCGCTGACGGATCAGCACCAGCCCCGCCATTGAAAGCCTCTTCCCGTCGCGGATGGACTTCAGCTGGTCGGCGGTGACGAACTTCAAGCGCCCATAATGTTCGCGCAGGAATCGCATCGGGTGCGCCTTCAGGCTGAGCCGGACGGTCTGGTAATCGTTCACGACATGCTCGCTGAGCGGCATGACCGGAAGCTTCGCCGGATCGCTCTCCGACCCTTCGTCGCGCGCTTCGGCATAAGCAAACAAGGGCAGGTCGGGCGCCTGCTTCAGTGCGCGCGAATCCCACAGCGCCGCCCGCCGGTCGAGGTTCATCGAACGGAATGCGTC
This portion of the Sphingomonas limnosediminicola genome encodes:
- a CDS encoding DUF2147 domain-containing protein — encoded protein: MLALTAAQERSRAPIEGYWMNPIGSAIIEIAPCGHELCGKVVWASPRGQREAAKGARNVVGTTVLSGLKRAHGYWAGSLFIPDDNIHVSARLQTAGARQIKLTGCAFAGFFCRTQLWTRQKGPMPASD
- a CDS encoding DUF2147 domain-containing protein — protein: MKRVFSILALLLALTAPATATAKSSLEGRWKNGKMVILIAPCGPTLCGKVIKASAKQQAKAQRGSGERLLGLRVIDNIQPSGAGRYSANVYVADRDMNAKGTIRQVNPNRLNVRGCVFGFICKTTNWDRI